Part of the Leptospira brenneri genome is shown below.
GCGAGCTTACGACTCTCGCGATTCTCTTCTTTTTTATGTACTTCGTTTGGGGTTGCTAAGTGCATAAGTCGCTCTTTGGAAATATGGCAAGAGGCAGAAACTAAACTACTCACACGTACCACTTATTTACCCTTAACCCCACGTTCCTTTGCCTTCCGTTCTTCCATCTGCCGGTGTTTTGTGCCATGATCATAACCAAGATCAGCTGGTTCCGTGCTTTTGGTCTGCTTAAGGCTTTTGTATCCTTCCACAAAACCATTTGAGTATTCGCTGCGATCAGCATTCGTTTCAAAGTAAATCTTAGCGTTCTTTGTCATCGTATCCAATGTTGAGGAATTCATAAGGAGTCCTCCGTTGCTGCAATAAGAAGAAAATAAAGGATACTGATTCCCATAAAGGTTAACAGAAAATTACCTCTTGTTGCTTGACCCCAGTCTTGTGAAGAGAAATCTCCCGAATATACGCTTACTGTCGCCCAAGCGATAGAGATTCCAACGATACATCCTCTAAGCATGAAGGGGATGCTCTTCCAGATTTTTTTGTAGAACAAAATCGCATTTACTATATCGTTTGGTTCTTTTTCGTTGTTCATGTTGCAACTCCTCGTTGCATAAATGCATACTGAAACGTTGGCCAGGAAATTTGGTCCATCACCGAAAGGTATTCTTTCCAGGTCTTTGTTGTTTTTCCACAAGAGACCGCCAGCCTGTAGTTAATCGATTGTTTGAATTCGAACGCTTCACGAGTGGTAACAGGGTTCCCGCTTTCCATTCGTTCTTTATGTTCTTTGTAGATAGAACGGGCTTCTTCTACTGTGATCCCCCATTCAGTTTGGAGAATTTTGTCCACACGAGATGAATTATAATTTCCTGAGACAACTTTTAGAATGTGTGTTCTATCTAAATTATTTCGTTTAGCAATATCGCTAAACCGTTTCCCCGATTTCGCGAGTGCTTGCAATTTGATTGGAAGTTTTGGCCCTCTAGCTCTTTCGACTAAACTCACTTGGACACCTTCGCTTTGTCAGATGGTATGAGCCCTTCCTTGGCTAAGGAGATGGCGTAATTGCCAGAACAAGGAGCTAAGCCATTTAAGACCTGTGTCAAATAATTATAATTAAGCTCCAATGTCTCTGCCCATTTTGAGACAGAACCATAACGGTAACTAATCTCTCGCTTCGCTTCATCGCGAAGAGCTTTAGGGATGTAGTAACTTTTCTTTGCGGCTGTCATTGTTAGTTGACCCCGTCCATTACCGCAATGAAGTGGACAATTTTCGTCGCGGCGAAAAGAAGATCATTGCGGAACACAAATTTGTCTGCTGTGGAATTATACTCCTGTATGATCTCTCCTAAATATTCTGGCAGTTCACGAAGAGCATCTTCAACGTCCGATGACTCAAAAACCTTGCTATCTAAATGATAGCGATCCTCGATTTCCCCAAAAATTTTCTTTGTTTTTTCGTTCATAAACTTCCTCCCCGAAAAGTTCGGGATTGACCCCCGCCTGTGCCGATATACTTAATAATTAACTATTAGTATATAGTTTACCAATGGTATATTTACAAGTAAAAAATTTACTCCAGGTATATTTTTTTAATACCCCACATTTATGTTTAATTGTGGGGTCGGGGTAGTCACGTGACCACGCTTAGTGAAAGACTAGAAATGTTGATTAGGTCGAAGCAGCTTTCTCAAAAGCTGTTTGCTGAGTCAATTGGTGTTACCCCTGGTTTCGTTAGTGCAGCCGTAAAACAAGGCAAGTCCCTTTCGAAGGAAACAATTTTGAAGATTTCTGAGGTTCATCAGGTCAGTCTTGAATGGCTGTTAACTGGTGAGGGACAAATGTT
Proteins encoded:
- a CDS encoding helix-turn-helix domain-containing protein, giving the protein MTTLSERLEMLIRSKQLSQKLFAESIGVTPGFVSAAVKQGKSLSKETILKISEVHQVSLEWLLTGEGQMFYPSGDEVKKSLNDFDDMRNLNFQMQDDPILKEVILGAQELSTRDRVALEVVNGMIKKLVGK